The genomic segment CTCTTATACAACTTTGCTTACTGCATCGGTGTCGGTGATCGCCATTGAAGCAGCACACGGCAAGGGTGCTGGAACCGCTTCCGTTTATGTAGCCATCGCACTTTCAATGACTTCTATTGGAACTGCCATTTATTCAGCAATTATGTCTGGGTTCTCTACCCCTGAAGGTATGCCAACCCCTGATGCTTTTACTGCGGGTTACTTCATTGCCGGCAGTGCGGCCTTAGTTGCTGTGCTGTGTGGTGTGCTGATCAAGCACCGCAAGCCAATCACTGAAATCGTTTCTCACTAAGAAACACTCAGTTTTCCTGAGAGCCGCTATCCCACATTTGCGCTGGATAGTGGCTCTTTCTCTCTCCCCCATGCCAAGGGTGATTGTTACGGTGGCTGGGGGCGTCGACAAGCATTAATTCTTTAATAGCCCTGCAAGGCGCGCCATCCGCAACCCAGTATGTAGCTCGTTGCGAAGAATCCCATCGTGGAAATCCCCTGGAATCAGGTTTCGCAGTTTGTCCAACCGGTAATAAAGGGTCGAACGGTGAATATTAAGGGTGCGTGCTGTTTGTTGAGCATCACCACCAGCGACGAGATAAGCCTCTAATGTGTCTAGCAAAACTGGAGAATCCGTGGCTGACAACAAATCGCGAATCGCCGATGGGAGATCCTCTGGAGTGAAATCCTCCAGAGGCAAACGCGCCAATGTTCCGTCCAATCCCACATGCTCCCAGGTAGTAACAATTCCATGATTTTCTGGAGCCAACCAGGACGCTCTCCAGGCCAGACAAGCACGTTCAAAAGAACGATGCGTTTCAGCCAAAGGCACCAATGGGCCAATCCCGGCGCGGACCGGAGCCAATTGAGGATCTTCCAGAATGCGACGCAGTCTGGGCACAACTACCGGCCGTGGAAAAACCAATACGCCAATCCCACCATCAGTGTCCAGGACACCACCGATTACAGTCGCCGTGGAATTTTCTCGAACATAACGCAAGGTACTCGCAACAGCTTGAGCTGACTTCTCCTTATTCAGCGGATTCATGTCACGAGGATCTATCCCCAGCGCTACCGCGCAAAATCCTTCGGAAGAACTCAGGAAACGTTCCGAAATAAGCGCTTCTGCCGACTTTTCTCGAGACTGAGTATCAGCACTTACTAATTGAGCAGCAAGATGATATGACCGCGCTTCACGATCCATTGCATCATGCTGACGAGCAGCCAATAGTTCCGAAAGGCGTGCGATTGCAGAATCTAGCCGAGCAAGAAAGCTCTGTTCCGCTTCCTGATTAGTCACGGAGAGAACTAGGTGTCCAATAATGTATTTACGGGAGTCAAGCATTCTCAGGAAAAGAACTGGGCCGATTTCCTCCATCGCAACAACTTGATATGGGGTGGTTGCAGTGCGGGGATGTGGCCAAGAATCGCTGTGCGCAAGGATATGGAAGAGGCGTCGGCGATCTTCTGGGGATTCATGCATGGAATAGGACACCACTCGCATGGAACGATCAATCACCACTAACCGATGATCAAGGTCCTCAGAGAGGTTCTGTACTGCATCATCGAGTTCGGGAAAACGGTCCATTTCATAGACGATACCTATTTCCGACATAGTGTCGGAATTCTATAGGGGAAATTGCCACAAAGCGCTGATGAAAGTGCTGCACCTCACCCCATATGATTGCCTTCTACAACTTCGTTCCTTCGTTCAAAGGGGAAATCCATGTCACTGACCAATCAAGGCACTCGGATCGCCATCGTCGGAGCCGGTATCGGAGGACTTACTCTGGCAGCCGAACTTCGACGCCGCGGACTAGAACCACAAATCTATGAACAAGCCTCCGAACTTCGTGAAGTGGGCGCAGCTGTTGCCCTTTCCGCTAATGCCACCCGATTCCTCATTGATCGCATCGGTATTGGCGAAGAACTAGCGGACAAAGCAGCCGATGTTAATGGCCTTATCCTTCGAGATGGACGCGATGGGCACATTATCAACAGGATTTCCTCCCGCGAAGACTACCGTCAACGTGCCGGCGCACCTTATTACGGTGTACACCGCGCAGATCTACAGCACATGCTTAAAACTACAGTCGGCGAAGACGCCATCCACCTCAATAAACGCTGTATACGCGTGGAAGAGCGTTCCGATGCCGCAGTACTCCACTTCGCAGATGGTGACAGCGTAGAAGCTGATTTGGTGATCGGTGCAGATGGCGTGCGCTCTCGACTGCGGCGAGAGATCCTCGGCTATGACGATGCTCAATTTTCCGGATGCCATGCCTGGCGCGGTTTAGTTTCCCCAGAAAAGATGCCTTCGCTTCCCGATCCGGAAGCTATTCAGTTCTGGATGGGACCTGGTGGACACCTCCTTCACTATCCCATCGGTGGCGGCATACAGAACTTCTTCCTCGTGAAACGACACAACGGTCCGTGGGAAGAGAAATCTTGGGTCGTTCCAGTTGAGGAAGAAGGCGAACACCTCAAAGCTTTTGAAGGATGGGATCCTGCCATCACAGAAATGATCAGTGCAACCCCTGTCACCGAACGTTGGGCTCTCTTCCATCGCCCGCCGCTACAGCAGTGGAGCCGTGGTCGCATCACTCTAATCGGCGATGCTGCCCACGGCATGGTTCCCCACCATGGACAGGGAGCTAACCAATCTATTGAAGATGCCATCGTTCTGGCGGATTGCCTCATTGAGGGGCTTGAGCAAAACACCGGATGGGACTCCGCCCGCCAGCGTTATCAGGATCTCCGTGCAGATCGAGCACGCCGAGTACAAATCGCTTCCCTAGCCACTGCCGATATCTTCCACCTTCCAGATGGCCCTGCAGCAGAACGACGCAATGAATACTTGGGGGCACATAACACCTGGGATCGATACTTGGGGTGGATCCATGAGCATGTAGCCGACCGCTACCCTGCACCACTTTCCCATTATTTGATACCCCCATCACTAAATAGTGCAACATATGTTGCAAATCACTTATATGATCGCTTTTAGGTGGCGTTTAAATGCCGCCATTAAGACCAATCAAGACGCTTAGTTCATAGCGCGATGTCCGTAGACCTTCCATCACAACTTTTAAACAGAGGAACTTCTCATGACTACTTCACTGCCCATGCGCTCACAGCTAATCATTGACAATCAGCCCCGCCCTGCCAGCGGCGATGCAACCTTTGACCGCCTGCATGCACAAAACGGCACCGTGGTTACCACTGGCGCAGCTGCCACTGTGGAGGACGCCATCGCCGCTGTGGAATCAGCTTCCACAGCTTTCCCATCATGGGCAAAAACAGGCCCTACCGAGCGTCGCGCTATCTTGCTGAAAGCTGCAGATATCTTGGAGCAACGAGCAGAAGAGTTCATTGCAACTATGGCTGCTGAAGTTTCTGCTGCTCCCGATTGGGCTGGATTCAATGTCTTCTTGACCACCCAGTGTCTCCGCGAAGCAGCTAGCCTAACCTCCCAGCTGCTGGGAGAGACCATGAACAATGACCGTGGCGTCTTGTCTATGACTGTGCGCCAACCTGCAGGTGTTGTGTTGAGTATGGCACCGTGGAATGCTCCTGGTGTACTCGGCATGCGAGGACTCGCCTACCCAATCGCTTGCGGCAACACTGTTGTTTTCCGTGCATCAGAGGGCAGCCCCCGCACCCATCAAATGCTCGTAGAGGTTCTTATTGAAGCAGGTTTGCCTGCTGGAGTGGTCAATTTCGTTACTAATGACCCAAAGGATTCCAACGAAGTCATTGAGGCACTGATCGAACATCCAGCAGTGCGTCGGATTAACTTCACTGGCTCTACTGCTATTGGTCGCATCATCGCAGAAAAGGCAGGGCGCAACCTCAAGCCAGTGCTCCTCGAACTCGGAGGAAAAGCGCCCCTAGTCATCCTCGATGATGCCGATATCGATGGTGCAGTCAACGCTGCAACATTTGGAGCATTCATGTACCAGGGTCAGATTTGCATGTCGACTGAACGTATCGTGCTCGATGAGAAGATCGCTGATGAATTCATGGAGAAATTCACTGCACGAGTAGCAGAACTAAAAACTGGTGATCCTACTGAAGATCCTTCCGTGCAGATCGGCTACACCTACCAGCCAAGCAGTGGAGACCGTATCAACGCAATGATCGATGATGCTGTTACACAGGGTGCAACCATTGCTGTGGGACAGCACGCTGACCGCGCTGCACATCACCCAACAGTGATTGATAACGTCAAACCTGGCATGCAGATCTACGCCGAAGAAACCTTCACACCAATCACTACTGTCGTACGTGTCAATGGTTATGAAGAAGCAATTGCAACAGCCAATGACACAGAATACGGTCTGGCTGCTGCAGTCCACGGCACCGATTCATTCCGCACCCTCCAAGCTGCACTGGCAATCGAAGCCGGCCATGTCCATATCAATGGTGCCACAGTGCAAAATGATGCAAATGCTCCTTTTGGCGGCATGAAAAATAGTGGTTATGGACGCTTTGACGGACGTACTGTGATCCGGGAATTCACTGAGGAAAAGTGGATTACTATCGAGGATCCAAAGCAGCAGTACCCACTTTAAAGTTCCACATCAGATAGAAAGAACAACGCTGGATCGATAATATTCTCGATCCAGCGTTTTCTGTGTCCTACAGATGCATCCGGTGTGCATGATTAATGGCAGAGATTCCAGCCACATCTCAAGCTCCACTGTTGAAGAAATGCACTCATCAGAGGAAATGTTCAAAGAACAGTACTTAAAAAATATCTTTTAAGGTGTTAACCAAAGCAACTAGACGGCAGTAGATAAGCGTTAGATAAATCGGGGCCACTTTAGAAGGAGTCGTTGTTGCAGTTTTACCTACTTATGACCTTACTAATTCTGATCATTGCCATTTGTCTGCTTTCTGCTTTTCATAGCGTCAAGAAGGGCAAGACTCGCGAAGCTGCCATAAAATTTTTAGTGGCACTACTCTTTGCAGCTCCTGCAGTCATCCTCATAGTTCAGGCCTCTTCGACTTCAAATACCAACTTGTCCATGATGCCTTTGGTGTTGGTCTGTGCGTACACCTTCATGGTTTCTGTAGCCGCACAATTGACCATCAAGAAAGAATGATCATTTTCTATGATCCTTGCAGACTCCTGACCAGCACTGAGTACAATCGCTAGATCATTAATTCTTCGCTAATCAATACGCTCCACACAAGATCCCACCGCTTCATCGCGGTGGGATCTTTGATATTCACAAAGTTTCAAGGCTCCCTTAAAGATGCTCTAACAGCACCCCGAGCAGTGCTTCTGTCAGAGCTTCCAAACTATTTAAACCTGATCACGCGGGGTAATGCGCATGCGGTCGATGTTCATATGCTTTGGCAGGCTTGCCACCCAGCGAACAGATTCAGCGATATCTTCTGCGGAAAGATTAAGTACATCTTCATAGACTGACGCGGCGCGATCTTTGTCACCACCGAATCGAACGAGCGCGAATTCTTCAGTAGCAACACGACCTGGATCAATCTCTGAGACACGCAGCGTCTGCTGGTGCGTTTCTAGCCGTAGCACACGGTTAAATGCTGCTACGCCAAATTTAGCTGCGTTGTATCCAGCGCCGCCTACATATGGGTTTTCGCCTGCAATGGAACCGATATTGATGACATGTCCATCGCGAGCAATCAAACCGTCCATGAGCGCACGGGTGACTCGCAGGGTGCCCAAAACGTTGGTTTCATACATCCAGGTCCAATCATCAATGTTGGCATCTCGGATGCTGTCTAGACCTTTTGCACCACCGGCGTTGTTGACAAGCAGATCAACAGCTCCGACTGTCTCTGCAAAAGCATCGACAGACTCTTGGCTCGTGACATCAAGAGCCACGGCAGTGCCACCAATTTCTTGGGCAAGTGCTTCCAAACGATCAATGCGACGTGCTGCAACGATTACTTTCCAACCGTCAGCTACCAATGCACGAGCTGATGCTGCACCAATTCCGCTTGATCCTCCAGTTACAACTGCAACCTTTTGCTCACGATCAGCCATTATGCGCTCCTTCAAGTCAATTCTTGATTTGTGTAGGCACCAGCATGCCACCAGCTATGGACACACTCTTCCCCCTTGCCTACCCCCACTTATGAAAAGTCCTGGTCACAGAAAAAATAAAACCCCCGCCACATCAAGGTTTCTCTTGGATGTAGCAGGGTTTCACAATCATAAACTGGTTATTTTTAACCAATCAGTGGGTAAAGCCAGCCATTTTTATCTTCAACATTTCCTTGCTGAATACCTGTGAGGGTCTCACGAAGCTTCATGGTGATTTCACCGACTTCGTTGTTATTGACTTCAAAGGTGCCATGGGCGGATTTCACGGTGCCAACAGGTGTGATTACAGCTGCGGTGCCGCATGCGAATGCTTCGGTCATCGCACCAGATTTTGCATCAGCTTCCCACTCAGCAGTGGTGATCTTGCGCTCTTCTACTTCATAGCCCAAGTCTTCTGCCACCTGTAGCAAAGACTTACGGGTGATGCCTGGAAGCAAAGAACCTGATAGCTCAGGAGTAACAAGCTTGATCTGATCACCATTGCGGTAGATGAACCCAAGGTTCATGCCACCCATCTCTTCGATGTATTTGTGCTCAATTGCATCAAGCCACACAACCTGGTCGCAGCCCTTTTCCGCTGCCTGGGCCTGGGCCAACAAAGATGCTGCATAGTTGCCTGCGAATTTAGCGTCACCGGTTCCGCCTGGAGCTGCACGAACGTAATCTTCGCTGAGCCAGACTGAAACAGGCTTAATACCACCGGTGAAATATGCTCCAACTGGGGATGCAATGACAAGGAACTTGTAAGCGTCAGATGGACTGACACCAAGACCGATTTCGGTAGAGATCATAAACGGGCGCAAATATAGAGATGCTTCTCCGCCGTATTCAGGAACCCAACCCTGATCTGCTTCCACGAGAAGTTCCAGTGCCTTAACGAAATCTTCAGTAGGCAGTTCTGGCATTGCCATACGAGCCGCAGATCGCTGCATGCGCTCAGAGTTTTCACCCGGACGGAAGGTCTTGATGGAACCGTCTGCATGACGGTAGGCCTTAATACCTTCAAATATTGCCTGTCCGTAGTGGAATACGGTGGTGGCAGGATCCATGGGAATCGGAGCATAAGGCACTAGTTGCGCGTTGTGCCAACCTTCCGATTCTGTCCAGTCGATAGTCACCATGTGGTCGGTGAAGAACTTACCGAACTTCGGCGCGGCAAGAATTTCCTTCAGACGATCAGGTGACGTCGGATTGTCGGTACGGGTTACTGTGAACTCTAATGACGTCATGGATTCAAGTTACACCTGAAGCCCCACAGATACACTAGTCAGCCCCCATTTTATGAGACATATGGGAAATTTCGTCTCACAATTTTGTGGAATGGCTAGGCTAGGTAAAAGTTAGTTTCATACCGATGCCACCTTCTACCAATCTGGTGGCATAATTTCAGAGAGGAAAACTTTCTATGGCTAAAAATGTCTACAGCACCACAGCCCCAAGCAAAGTGGCCAAGGATGCAGTACTTCCAGTTCGTGGCACTGTTGCTGAGCTCAAGCTAGAAAAGAAGCTTCCAAAGAAAATCGACGCTGTCATCATCG from the Corynebacterium crudilactis genome contains:
- a CDS encoding PucR family transcriptional regulator encodes the protein MSEIGIVYEMDRFPELDDAVQNLSEDLDHRLVVIDRSMRVVSYSMHESPEDRRRLFHILAHSDSWPHPRTATTPYQVVAMEEIGPVLFLRMLDSRKYIIGHLVLSVTNQEAEQSFLARLDSAIARLSELLAARQHDAMDREARSYHLAAQLVSADTQSREKSAEALISERFLSSSEGFCAVALGIDPRDMNPLNKEKSAQAVASTLRYVRENSTATVIGGVLDTDGGIGVLVFPRPVVVPRLRRILEDPQLAPVRAGIGPLVPLAETHRSFERACLAWRASWLAPENHGIVTTWEHVGLDGTLARLPLEDFTPEDLPSAIRDLLSATDSPVLLDTLEAYLVAGGDAQQTARTLNIHRSTLYYRLDKLRNLIPGDFHDGILRNELHTGLRMARLAGLLKN
- a CDS encoding FAD-dependent monooxygenase, producing the protein MSLTNQGTRIAIVGAGIGGLTLAAELRRRGLEPQIYEQASELREVGAAVALSANATRFLIDRIGIGEELADKAADVNGLILRDGRDGHIINRISSREDYRQRAGAPYYGVHRADLQHMLKTTVGEDAIHLNKRCIRVEERSDAAVLHFADGDSVEADLVIGADGVRSRLRREILGYDDAQFSGCHAWRGLVSPEKMPSLPDPEAIQFWMGPGGHLLHYPIGGGIQNFFLVKRHNGPWEEKSWVVPVEEEGEHLKAFEGWDPAITEMISATPVTERWALFHRPPLQQWSRGRITLIGDAAHGMVPHHGQGANQSIEDAIVLADCLIEGLEQNTGWDSARQRYQDLRADRARRVQIASLATADIFHLPDGPAAERRNEYLGAHNTWDRYLGWIHEHVADRYPAPLSHYLIPPSLNSATYVANHLYDRF
- a CDS encoding aldehyde dehydrogenase, encoding MTTSLPMRSQLIIDNQPRPASGDATFDRLHAQNGTVVTTGAAATVEDAIAAVESASTAFPSWAKTGPTERRAILLKAADILEQRAEEFIATMAAEVSAAPDWAGFNVFLTTQCLREAASLTSQLLGETMNNDRGVLSMTVRQPAGVVLSMAPWNAPGVLGMRGLAYPIACGNTVVFRASEGSPRTHQMLVEVLIEAGLPAGVVNFVTNDPKDSNEVIEALIEHPAVRRINFTGSTAIGRIIAEKAGRNLKPVLLELGGKAPLVILDDADIDGAVNAATFGAFMYQGQICMSTERIVLDEKIADEFMEKFTARVAELKTGDPTEDPSVQIGYTYQPSSGDRINAMIDDAVTQGATIAVGQHADRAAHHPTVIDNVKPGMQIYAEETFTPITTVVRVNGYEEAIATANDTEYGLAAAVHGTDSFRTLQAALAIEAGHVHINGATVQNDANAPFGGMKNSGYGRFDGRTVIREFTEEKWITIEDPKQQYPL
- a CDS encoding SDR family NAD(P)-dependent oxidoreductase, with amino-acid sequence MADREQKVAVVTGGSSGIGAASARALVADGWKVIVAARRIDRLEALAQEIGGTAVALDVTSQESVDAFAETVGAVDLLVNNAGGAKGLDSIRDANIDDWTWMYETNVLGTLRVTRALMDGLIARDGHVINIGSIAGENPYVGGAGYNAAKFGVAAFNRVLRLETHQQTLRVSEIDPGRVATEEFALVRFGGDKDRAASVYEDVLNLSAEDIAESVRWVASLPKHMNIDRMRITPRDQV
- a CDS encoding branched-chain amino acid aminotransferase, whose amino-acid sequence is MTSLEFTVTRTDNPTSPDRLKEILAAPKFGKFFTDHMVTIDWTESEGWHNAQLVPYAPIPMDPATTVFHYGQAIFEGIKAYRHADGSIKTFRPGENSERMQRSAARMAMPELPTEDFVKALELLVEADQGWVPEYGGEASLYLRPFMISTEIGLGVSPSDAYKFLVIASPVGAYFTGGIKPVSVWLSEDYVRAAPGGTGDAKFAGNYAASLLAQAQAAEKGCDQVVWLDAIEHKYIEEMGGMNLGFIYRNGDQIKLVTPELSGSLLPGITRKSLLQVAEDLGYEVEERKITTAEWEADAKSGAMTEAFACGTAAVITPVGTVKSAHGTFEVNNNEVGEITMKLRETLTGIQQGNVEDKNGWLYPLIG